A region from the Lolium perenne isolate Kyuss_39 chromosome 4, Kyuss_2.0, whole genome shotgun sequence genome encodes:
- the LOC127291939 gene encoding indole-3-acetic acid-amido synthetase GH3.8-like, giving the protein MPTSIGAALKSLPAPAAADAEKLRFIEELTRNVDSEQERVLAEILGRNAGAEYLSSCGLDAATADRATFRFKVPVMSYEDLQPYIHRIANGDRSPVLSTRPVSEFLSSSGTSAGERKLFPNVKDELDRRQLLNSLVMPVINRCFPKMAKGGKGLFFLFIMSETKTPGGLVAQPVLTSYYKSEQFKNGSDGPYYHNTSPLEAILCEDAFQSMYAQMLCGLCQRHDVLRIGGSFASGLLRAITFLQLNFKQLADDIEAGKLTSRVTDICVRDAVAGILRRPDPDLAQFVRTECGKDDWAGVLTRIWPNTRYLDVIITGAMAQYIPALRHYGGGLPLVCTRYGSSECFFGINLRPACDPSEVSYTIMPNMAYFEFLPVDDVAAGDDDARSRRLVDLARVEAGREYELVVTTYAGLNRFRVGDVLRVTGFHNAAPQFRFVRRRNVVLSVDFDKTDESELQRAVEVASALLRPHGASVAEYTSRTCTERVPGHYVVYWELLPVTTAKCAGGAVENDATVMGRCCLEMEEALNAMYRQSRVAFGSIGPLEIRVVQAGSFEEVMEYAVSRGASVNQYKVPRCVTLPHVIQLLDSRVLSTHFSPGLPHWIPPELSD; this is encoded by the coding sequence ATGCCAACATCCATAGGCGCGGCTCTCAAGAGCCTGCCGGCACCGGCAGCTGCGGACGCCGAGAAGCTCCGGTTCATCGAGGAGCTGACCCGCAACGTAGACTCGGAGCAGGAGCGCGTCCTCGCCGAGATCCTCGGGCGCAACGCCGGCGCGGAGTACCTCAGTAGCTGCGGCCTCGACGCCGCCACTGCCGACCGCGCAACCTTCCGGTTCAAGGTCCCCGTCATGTCGTACGAGGATCTGCAGCCTTACATCCACCGCATCGCCAACGGCGACCGCTCGCCCGTCCTGTCGACGCGCCCCGTCTCCGAGTTCCTCAGCAGCTCCGGCACGTCCGCCGGCGAGCGCAAGCTGTTCCCCAACGTCAAGGACGAGCTCGATCGCCGCCAACTTCTCAACAGCCTCGTTATGCCTGTCATCAACAGATGTTTTCCTAAGATGGCTAAAGGCGGAAAGGggctcttcttcctcttcatcatgtcGGAGACGAAGACGCCGGGCGGCCTGGTGGCGCAGCCGGTCCTCACAAGCTACTACAAGAGCGAGCAGTTCAAGAATGGGTCGGATGGCCCCTACTACCACAACACGAGCCCGCTGGAGGCCATTCTCTGCGAGGACGCGTTCCAGAGCATGTACGCGCAGATGCTGTGCGGTCTGTGCCAGCGGCACGACGTCCTGCGCATCGGCGGCTCCTTCGCCTCCGGCCTCCTGCGCGCCATCACCTTCCTCCAGCTCAACTTCAAGCAGCTCGCCGACGACATCGAGGCGGGCAAGCTCACCTCGCGCGTCACTGACATATGTGTGCGGGACGCTGTCGCCGGCATCCTCCGAAGGCCAGATCCCGACCTCGCGCAGTTCGTGCGGACCGAGTGCGGCAAGGATGACTGGGCCGGCGTCCTGACACGCATTTGGCCGAACACGCGCTACCTGGACGTCATAATCACGGGCGCCATGGCGCAGTACATCCCGGCCCTCCGGCACTACGGCGGCGGCCTGCCGCTGGTGTGCACCAGGTACGGGTCCTCCGAGTGCTTCTTCGGCATCAACCTCCGCCCGGCGTGCGACCCGTCGGAGGTGTCCTACACCATCATGCCCAACATGGCCTACTTCGAGTTCCTCCCCGTGGACGACGTGGCCGCGGGAGACGACGACGCGAGGAGCCGGCGGCTCGTGGACCTGGCCCGCGTGGAGGCCGGGCGCGAGTACGAGCTGGTGGTCACCACCTACGCGGGGCTGAACCGGTTCCGCGTCGGCGACGTCCTCCGCGTGACCGGGTTCCACAACGCGGCGCCGCAGTTCCGGTTCGTGCGCCGCCGGAACGTGGTGCTGTCCGTGGACTTCGACAAGACCGACGAGTCCGAGCTCCAGCGCGCCGTGGAGGTCGCGTCGGCGCTGCTCCGCCCGCACGGCGCGTCCGTGGCGGAGTACACCAGCCGCACGTGCACCGAGCGCGTCCCCGGTCACTACGTGGTCTACTGGGAGCTGCTGCCGGTCACCACCGCCAAGTGCGCCGGTGGGGCGGTGGAGAATGATGCGACTGTGATGGGCAGGTGCTGTCTGGAGATGGAGGAAGCCCTGAACGCGATGTACAGGCAGAGCAGGGTGGCGTTTGGGTCGATCGGGCCGCTGGAGATCCGTGTGGTGCAGGCAGGCAGCTTCGAGGAAGTCATGGAGTACGCCGTCTCccgcggcgcgtcggtgaaccagtACAAGGTGCCGCGGTGCGTCACGCTCCCGCATGTCATCCAACTGCTCGACTCGCGCGTCCTGTCCACCCACTTCAGCCCGGGCCTGCCGCACTGGATCCCGCCCGAACTGTCCGACTAA